A single Pseudomonas brassicacearum DNA region contains:
- a CDS encoding retention module-containing protein — translation MAALIGIVSKVVGQVFAEAAGGLRRPLVEGDRLYAGEHLVTGAEGAVAVHMQNGQTLTLGRESNLTLTPQLLANHAPHVDTPDTAAPSDAQLTDVQKLQQAIAAGADPTQTGEATAAGPEGGNPSGVGGGHGFVLLEEVGGEVDPQIGFPTAGFNGIPELPQLRLAGDPDNTGDNAIVPPVTPDNPVTLDGVNVEGGELTTNEANLADGSASNPSALVQSGTFMVSAPDGLNSLSIGGINVITGGVPAGFPQTITSALGNTLTITGYDPATGVISYSYTLTDNETHPAGGGANSITEQFPVVAVDTDGDTATGTLDVNITDDVPQAIDDSHANTASESLVTLTGNVLPNDHQGADRIPTGPDSGPIIGGTFTGTYGTLVLNPNGTYTYTLNTSDPQFVALHGGGSGTETFTYTLTDADGDTSTANLVLQVHNNDDPVIITGLDADGGELSLQEKNLSDGSSPDAPALTQSGTFSVTALDGVQTLSVGGINVVTGGVAAGFPQSITTALGNTLTITGYDATTGVVSYSYTLLDNEAHPNANGANSLSEQFAVIVTDDNGTTANGNLDVNIVDDLPEAVDDSNASTASETNLTLTGSVLTNDTQGADPVASGPITPGTFTGTYGTLVLNADGSYTYTLNTSDPQFVALHGGGSGTETFTYTLTDADGDTSTANLVLQVHNNDDPVIITGLDAEGGELSLQEKNLSDGSSPDAPALTQSGTFSVTALDGVQTLSVGGINVVTGGVAAGFPQSITTALGNTLTITGYDATTGMVSYSYTLLDNEAHPNANGANSLSEQFAVVVTDDNGTTANGNLDVNIVDDLPEAVDDSNASTASETNLTLTGSVLTNDTQGADPVASGPITPGTFTGTYGTLVLNADGSYTYTLNTADTDFKGLHGGGNGSETFTYTLTDADGDTSTANLVLQVHNNDDPVIITGLDAEGGELSLQEKNLSDGSSPDAPALTQSGTFSVTALDGVQTLSVGGINVVTGGVAAGFPQSITTALGNTLTITGYDASTGVVSYSYTLLDNETHPNANGANSLSEQFAVIVTDDNGTTANGNLDVNIVDDLPTAHADSASVDEGGTVSGNVLNNDEGGADGPAASGAVIGVRAGDDTSTPAIGGLNTQINGTYGYLTLDANGNAVYHSNPNTVSAPGATDVFTYTVRDADGDESTTTITIDVDESCIVATSDHEISVYEKALDLTQDGQDLAPGTVTGSDPSATSETASGSLVGSVTGAIGAVTFTLVGNATGAYGQLSLQPDGSYTYTLTSPATTTPQANDGPNVLSESFTYQATDSLGNTVTSTIVIDIVDDVPNAHADFASVLEGGTINGNVLDNDVLGADGGMVIGVRAGNDTSTSAVGGLNNQINGTYGYLTLDANGNAVYHSNPNTVSAPGATDVFTYTVRDADGDESTTTITIDVDESCIVATSDHEISVYEKALDLTQDGQDLAPGTVTGSDPNATSETASGSLIGSVSGAVGTLTFALVGNATGAYGQLSLQPDGSYTYTLTSPATTTPQANDGPNVLSESFTYQATDSLGNTVTSTIVIDIVDDVPNAHADFASVLEGGTVNGNVLDNDVLGADGGMVIGVRAGNDTSTSAVGGLNNQINGTYGYLTLDANGNAVYHSNPDSVGTPGATDVFTYTVRDADGDESTTTISIDVHNSCLIAETDHDITVYEKALDLTQDGQDLAPGSVTGSDPSATSETASGTLVGSVSGATGAITFTLVGNANGAYGQLSLQPDGSYTYTLTSPATTTPQANDGPNALSESFTYQATDSLGNSTTGSLVVSIVDDVPKAVASERSVTAVQIDSNLLIVLDVSGSMADDSGVPGLSRLDLAKQAISALLDKYDDLGDVKVQLVTFSSSATDQTSVWVDVATAKSLLSSLSAGGGTNYDAAVAAAKTAFVTSGQLTGAQNIGYFFSDGKPTSGQETGAADEAAWKAFLDANGIKNYAIGLGSGVSNAHLDPLAYDGSAHTNTNAVVVTDLNQLNSVLSGTVQGAPVTGNLLGEGGSFGADGGFVKSLVVDGTTYSYDPTANGGQGALSASGGVNHGSFNTTTNTLSIATAHDGTLVVNLDTGAFSYTSQTATSTLITENIGYTISDNDGDLASSNLVINVVPNSPPVAMDDNIITNVLSGNIVVPGELLLGNDSDANGDPLTASPTSFNTGWTAKGGDFTGSTGTVSFTGNNVQSINLNRSAFVANAASMTAVLVVSGALGAVSNNNVNDEDRLNISLKQGETLTLDHNLAGGRITLEYSLNGGPFIAISDGASFTAAADGNYQIHVTNIANGSGGNPNGAENYQLTMTVNYAGAQDSTPDYHGSYTVSDNHGGSDSAAVGISYQAGHTLTGTTGDDVLIAGDGDNTLNAGDGNDILSAGSGNNTLHGGAGNDLLYSGTGNDLLDGGAGNDTASYAHATAGVTVNLGLLAAQNTVGAGTDTLTGIENLVGSNFNDTLTGDGASNRINGGLGHDVLNGGGGDDLLIGGLGNNTLTGGSGADTFQWQAGNSGHDVITDFTPGLDKLDLSQLLLGENGSAASLDDYLHFSVTGSGASLVTSIDVSAIAGATPNQTIDLAGINLASHYGVTPGADGMIAGGADTATIINGMLNDHSLKVDTV, via the coding sequence ATGGCAGCGCTCATCGGTATCGTCAGCAAAGTAGTCGGGCAAGTTTTCGCAGAAGCGGCCGGTGGCCTGCGGCGGCCTCTGGTCGAAGGCGATCGGCTTTACGCCGGCGAACACCTGGTCACCGGTGCCGAAGGGGCCGTGGCTGTTCATATGCAGAACGGCCAGACGTTGACCCTGGGTCGCGAAAGCAACCTGACCCTGACCCCACAGTTGCTCGCCAACCATGCGCCTCATGTCGACACGCCCGACACGGCTGCGCCGAGTGACGCGCAACTGACCGATGTGCAAAAGCTACAGCAAGCCATCGCCGCTGGCGCCGACCCTACCCAGACCGGTGAGGCCACGGCCGCCGGCCCCGAGGGCGGCAACCCGAGTGGCGTGGGCGGTGGGCACGGTTTTGTGCTGCTGGAGGAAGTCGGCGGGGAGGTCGATCCGCAGATTGGTTTCCCGACGGCCGGGTTCAATGGGATTCCCGAGCTCCCGCAACTGCGCCTGGCCGGTGATCCGGATAACACGGGCGACAATGCAATCGTGCCGCCGGTGACACCGGATAACCCGGTGACCCTCGACGGGGTCAATGTCGAGGGCGGCGAACTGACCACCAACGAAGCCAATCTGGCCGATGGTTCGGCCAGCAATCCAAGTGCACTGGTGCAAAGCGGCACCTTCATGGTTTCCGCGCCTGACGGGCTGAACAGCCTGAGCATCGGCGGCATCAACGTGATCACCGGCGGCGTGCCCGCAGGCTTCCCCCAAACCATCACGTCGGCGCTGGGCAACACGTTGACCATCACCGGCTATGACCCGGCCACGGGCGTGATCAGCTATAGCTACACCCTGACGGACAATGAAACCCATCCTGCCGGCGGGGGTGCCAACAGCATCACCGAACAATTCCCGGTGGTAGCCGTCGACACTGATGGCGACACGGCCACCGGCACCCTGGACGTCAACATTACCGATGACGTGCCCCAGGCGATCGACGACAGCCACGCCAACACGGCGTCGGAAAGCCTGGTTACCCTCACCGGCAACGTATTGCCCAACGACCATCAGGGCGCCGACCGGATCCCCACCGGTCCCGACAGCGGGCCGATCATCGGCGGTACGTTCACTGGCACCTACGGCACCCTGGTGCTCAACCCCAACGGCACGTACACCTACACCCTGAACACCAGCGACCCGCAATTCGTCGCGTTGCATGGCGGGGGCAGCGGCACCGAAACCTTCACCTACACCCTGACCGATGCCGACGGCGACACCAGCACCGCCAACCTGGTGCTGCAAGTGCACAACAACGACGACCCGGTGATCATCACCGGCCTGGATGCTGACGGTGGCGAGCTGTCATTGCAGGAGAAAAACCTCAGCGACGGCAGCAGCCCGGATGCACCGGCGCTGACTCAAAGTGGCACGTTCAGCGTGACCGCGCTGGACGGTGTGCAGACCCTGAGCGTGGGCGGCATCAACGTCGTCACGGGTGGTGTGGCAGCGGGTTTTCCTCAGTCGATTACCACCGCGCTGGGCAACACCCTGACCATCACCGGCTACGACGCCACCACGGGCGTGGTCAGCTACAGCTACACCTTGCTGGACAATGAAGCTCATCCAAACGCCAACGGCGCCAACAGCCTCAGCGAGCAATTTGCGGTCATTGTCACCGACGATAACGGCACCACCGCTAACGGCAACCTGGACGTGAACATCGTCGATGACTTGCCTGAAGCCGTGGACGACAGCAACGCCAGCACGGCTTCGGAAACCAATCTGACCCTGACCGGCAGCGTGCTGACCAACGACACCCAAGGTGCAGACCCTGTGGCGTCCGGTCCCATCACCCCCGGTACTTTCACCGGTACTTACGGGACCTTGGTGCTCAACGCTGACGGTTCCTACACCTACACCCTCAACACCAGCGACCCGCAATTCGTCGCGTTGCATGGCGGGGGCAGCGGCACCGAAACCTTCACCTACACCCTGACCGATGCCGACGGCGACACCAGCACCGCCAACCTGGTGCTGCAAGTGCACAACAACGACGACCCAGTGATCATCACCGGCCTGGATGCTGAAGGTGGCGAGCTGTCATTGCAGGAGAAAAACCTCAGCGACGGCAGCAGCCCGGATGCACCGGCGCTGACTCAAAGTGGCACGTTCAGCGTGACCGCGCTGGACGGTGTGCAGACCCTGAGCGTGGGCGGCATCAACGTCGTCACGGGCGGCGTGGCGGCGGGTTTTCCTCAGTCGATTACCACCGCGCTGGGCAACACCCTGACCATCACCGGCTACGACGCCACCACGGGCATGGTCAGCTACAGCTACACCTTGCTGGACAATGAAGCTCATCCAAACGCCAACGGCGCCAACAGCCTCAGCGAGCAATTTGCGGTCGTTGTCACCGACGATAACGGCACCACCGCTAACGGCAACCTGGACGTGAATATTGTCGATGACTTGCCTGAAGCCGTGGACGACAGCAACGCCAGCACGGCTTCGGAAACCAACCTGACCCTGACCGGCAGCGTGCTGACCAACGACACCCAAGGTGCAGACCCTGTGGCGTCCGGCCCTATCACGCCCGGCACTTTCACCGGTACTTACGGCACCTTGGTGCTCAACGCCGACGGTTCCTACACCTACACCCTCAACACTGCCGATACTGACTTCAAAGGCCTGCACGGTGGTGGCAATGGCAGCGAAACCTTCACCTACACCCTGACCGATGCCGACGGCGACACCAGCACCGCCAACCTGGTGCTGCAAGTGCACAACAACGACGACCCAGTGATCATCACCGGCCTGGATGCTGAAGGTGGCGAGCTGTCATTGCAGGAGAAAAACCTCAGCGACGGCAGCAGCCCGGATGCACCGGCGCTGACTCAAAGTGGCACGTTCAGCGTGACCGCGCTGGACGGTGTGCAAACCCTGAGCGTGGGCGGCATCAACGTCGTCACGGGTGGTGTGGCAGCGGGTTTTCCTCAGTCGATTACCACCGCGCTGGGCAACACCCTGACCATCACCGGCTACGACGCCAGCACGGGCGTGGTCAGCTACAGCTACACCTTGCTGGACAATGAAACCCATCCAAACGCCAACGGCGCCAACAGCCTCAGCGAGCAATTTGCGGTCATTGTCACCGACGATAACGGCACCACCGCTAACGGCAACCTGGACGTGAACATCGTCGATGACTTGCCGACCGCTCACGCTGATTCCGCCTCGGTGGATGAGGGCGGGACGGTCAGTGGCAACGTCCTGAACAACGACGAAGGCGGTGCCGACGGGCCGGCCGCGAGTGGTGCCGTGATCGGCGTGCGCGCTGGCGACGACACCTCGACCCCGGCGATTGGCGGCTTGAATACCCAGATCAACGGCACCTACGGCTACCTGACCCTGGACGCCAACGGCAACGCCGTCTATCACAGCAACCCCAACACCGTCAGTGCCCCAGGCGCGACCGATGTGTTCACCTACACCGTGCGCGATGCCGACGGTGACGAAAGCACCACCACCATCACCATCGATGTTGATGAAAGCTGCATCGTTGCTACGTCGGACCACGAAATCAGCGTCTACGAAAAAGCCCTCGACCTGACCCAGGACGGCCAGGACCTGGCCCCTGGCACCGTCACCGGCAGCGACCCGAGCGCCACCAGCGAAACCGCCAGCGGCAGCCTTGTCGGCTCGGTCACCGGCGCCATCGGTGCCGTGACCTTCACCTTGGTGGGCAACGCCACCGGCGCCTACGGCCAACTGTCACTCCAACCTGATGGTTCCTACACCTACACCCTGACCTCGCCCGCCACGACCACGCCCCAGGCCAACGATGGCCCGAACGTGCTGAGCGAAAGCTTTACCTATCAGGCCACGGACTCGTTGGGCAACACGGTCACCAGCACCATCGTCATCGACATCGTCGACGACGTGCCCAACGCCCATGCCGATTTCGCCTCGGTGCTGGAGGGCGGCACAATCAACGGCAATGTGCTGGACAACGACGTGCTGGGCGCGGACGGTGGCATGGTGATCGGTGTGCGCGCCGGCAATGATACGTCAACCTCCGCAGTCGGTGGCCTCAACAACCAGATCAACGGCACCTACGGCTACCTGACCCTGGACGCCAACGGCAACGCCGTCTATCACAGCAACCCCAACACCGTCAGTGCCCCAGGCGCGACCGATGTGTTCACCTACACCGTGCGCGATGCCGACGGTGACGAAAGCACCACCACCATCACCATCGATGTTGATGAAAGCTGCATCGTTGCTACGTCGGACCACGAAATCAGCGTCTACGAAAAAGCCCTCGACCTGACCCAGGACGGCCAGGACCTGGCCCCTGGCACCGTCACCGGCAGCGACCCGAATGCCACCAGCGAAACCGCCAGTGGCAGCCTCATCGGTTCGGTCAGCGGTGCCGTGGGCACATTGACCTTCGCGCTGGTGGGCAACGCCACCGGCGCCTACGGCCAACTGTCACTCCAACCTGATGGTTCCTACACCTACACCCTGACCTCGCCCGCCACGACCACGCCCCAGGCCAACGATGGCCCGAACGTGCTGAGCGAAAGCTTTACCTATCAGGCCACGGACTCGTTGGGCAACACGGTCACCAGCACCATCGTCATCGACATCGTCGACGACGTGCCCAACGCCCATGCCGATTTCGCCTCGGTGCTGGAGGGCGGCACGGTCAACGGCAATGTGCTGGACAACGACGTGCTGGGCGCGGACGGTGGCATGGTGATCGGTGTGCGCGCCGGCAATGACACGTCAACCTCCGCAGTCGGTGGCCTCAACAACCAGATCAACGGCACCTACGGCTACCTGACCCTGGACGCCAACGGCAACGCCGTCTACCACAGCAACCCCGACTCTGTCGGCACCCCAGGCGCGACCGATGTGTTCACCTACACCGTGCGCGATGCCGACGGTGACGAAAGCACCACCACCATCAGCATTGACGTGCACAACAGCTGCCTCATCGCAGAAACCGACCACGACATAACGGTCTACGAAAAAGCCCTCGACCTGACCCAGGACGGGCAGGACCTGGCCCCTGGCAGCGTCACCGGCAGCGACCCGAGCGCCACCAGCGAAACCGCCAGCGGCACTTTGGTCGGTTCAGTCAGCGGTGCCACTGGCGCCATCACCTTCACCCTGGTAGGCAACGCCAACGGCGCCTACGGTCAACTGTCGCTCCAGCCTGATGGTTCGTACACCTACACCCTGACCTCGCCAGCCACGACCACGCCCCAGGCCAACGATGGCCCGAACGCGCTGAGCGAAAGCTTCACCTACCAGGCCACGGATTCCCTGGGCAACAGCACCACCGGCAGCCTGGTGGTCAGCATCGTCGATGATGTACCAAAGGCCGTTGCGTCCGAGCGTTCGGTCACGGCGGTGCAGATCGACTCGAACCTGCTGATCGTGCTCGACGTGTCCGGCAGCATGGCCGATGACTCCGGTGTGCCAGGGCTTTCGCGGTTGGACCTGGCGAAACAGGCAATCAGCGCCTTGCTCGATAAATACGATGACCTGGGGGATGTGAAAGTCCAGCTCGTGACGTTCAGCAGCAGTGCCACCGACCAGACGTCGGTGTGGGTCGACGTGGCGACTGCCAAGTCGCTTCTCTCAAGCCTGTCGGCGGGTGGCGGGACCAACTACGATGCGGCGGTGGCGGCGGCCAAGACGGCGTTCGTCACGTCCGGGCAACTGACCGGGGCGCAGAACATCGGCTACTTCTTCTCCGATGGCAAACCCACCTCGGGCCAGGAAACCGGTGCGGCAGATGAAGCCGCATGGAAAGCCTTCCTCGACGCCAATGGCATCAAGAACTACGCCATCGGCCTGGGCAGCGGCGTCAGCAACGCCCACCTCGACCCGCTGGCCTACGACGGCAGCGCCCACACCAACACCAATGCGGTAGTGGTCACCGACCTGAACCAGCTCAATTCGGTGCTCTCCGGCACCGTGCAAGGCGCGCCGGTCACTGGCAACCTGCTGGGCGAGGGGGGCTCGTTCGGCGCCGATGGCGGGTTTGTCAAAAGCCTGGTGGTCGATGGGACCACGTACAGCTATGACCCGACGGCCAACGGTGGCCAGGGTGCCCTGAGCGCCAGCGGCGGGGTCAACCACGGCAGTTTCAATACGACCACCAACACGCTGAGCATTGCCACCGCCCACGACGGTACCCTGGTGGTCAACCTCGATACCGGTGCGTTCAGCTATACCTCCCAGACCGCCACCAGCACATTGATCACCGAAAACATCGGCTACACCATCAGTGACAACGATGGCGACCTGGCCAGTTCCAACCTGGTGATCAACGTCGTGCCCAACAGCCCGCCCGTGGCGATGGACGACAACATCATCACCAACGTGCTGTCAGGCAACATCGTGGTACCGGGCGAATTGCTGCTGGGCAACGACAGCGACGCCAACGGCGATCCGCTCACGGCCTCACCCACCAGTTTCAATACCGGTTGGACCGCCAAAGGCGGGGACTTCACTGGCAGCACCGGCACGGTCAGCTTCACCGGTAACAACGTGCAGTCGATCAACCTCAATCGCAGCGCCTTCGTCGCCAATGCCGCGAGCATGACGGCGGTGCTGGTGGTCAGCGGTGCGCTGGGTGCGGTTTCCAACAATAATGTCAACGATGAAGACCGCCTCAACATCAGTCTCAAGCAGGGTGAAACCCTGACCTTGGACCATAACCTGGCGGGCGGTCGTATCACCCTCGAGTACTCTCTCAATGGCGGGCCTTTCATTGCGATCAGCGACGGCGCTTCGTTCACTGCCGCGGCGGATGGCAACTACCAGATCCACGTCACCAACATCGCCAATGGCAGCGGTGGCAACCCCAACGGCGCGGAAAACTATCAACTGACCATGACCGTCAATTACGCAGGCGCCCAGGACAGCACGCCGGATTATCATGGCAGCTACACCGTCAGCGACAACCATGGCGGTAGCGACAGCGCGGCGGTGGGCATCAGCTACCAGGCGGGCCATACGCTGACGGGCACCACCGGGGACGATGTGTTGATCGCCGGCGACGGTGACAACACCCTTAATGCGGGCGACGGCAACGACATACTCAGCGCTGGCTCGGGCAACAACACCCTGCACGGCGGGGCAGGCAATGACTTGCTCTACAGCGGCACGGGCAACGACTTGCTCGACGGGGGAGCGGGTAACGACACGGCGAGCTATGCCCACGCGACCGCCGGGGTCACGGTGAACCTGGGACTGTTGGCGGCGCAGAACACCGTAGGCGCCGGCACCGATACCCTGACCGGCATCGAAAACCTGGTCGGCTCGAACTTCAACGATACCCTCACCGGTGACGGCGCCAGCAACCGCATCAACGGCGGATTGGGCCATGACGTGCTCAATGGCGGTGGCGGCGATGACCTGCTGATCGGCGGCCTGGGCAACAACACGCTCACTGGCGGCAGCGGTGCCGATACCTTCCAATGGCAGGCAGGCAACAGCGGCCACGACGTGATCACCGACTTCACCCCCGGCCTCGATAAACTCGACCTGTCCCAACTGTTGCTAGGGGAGAACGGCAGTGCGGCATCGCTGGACGACTACCTGCACTTCTCCGTTACCGGCAGCGGTGCATCGCTTGTGACCAGCATCGACGTCAGTGCCATTGCCGGTGCTACACCGAACCAGACCATCGACCTGGCCGGCATCAACCTAGCCAGTCATTACGGCGTTACCCCGGGAGCGGACGGGATGATCGCGGGCGGGGCGGATACCGCGACCATCATCAACGGAATGCTCAACGATCATTCCTTGAAGGTGGACACCGTGTGA
- a CDS encoding YbaN family protein, producing MPSPVGTRPLILRYVLLAIGWLSVALGVIGIFVPVLPTTPFLLLAAACFARSSPRFYRWLVSHPRLGPWISDYLSGNGIPLKGKVYAIGLMWVSILFSCYLVPLPWARGFMLTSAVLVTIYILRQKTLHRS from the coding sequence GTGCCCTCGCCAGTTGGCACTCGCCCGCTGATCCTGCGTTACGTTCTGTTGGCCATTGGCTGGCTGAGCGTAGCGCTGGGGGTCATCGGCATCTTCGTCCCCGTACTGCCAACCACCCCTTTCCTGCTGCTGGCGGCGGCCTGTTTCGCCCGCAGCTCGCCGCGCTTCTACCGCTGGCTGGTGAGTCATCCCCGCCTCGGCCCTTGGATCAGCGACTACCTCAGCGGCAACGGTATTCCGCTCAAAGGCAAGGTCTACGCCATCGGGCTGATGTGGGTGAGCATCCTCTTTTCCTGCTACCTGGTGCCCCTGCCGTGGGCGCGGGGGTTCATGCTCACCAGTGCGGTGCTGGTGACGATCTATATCCTCAGGCAGAAGACCCTGCATAGATCCTGA
- a CDS encoding YecA family protein, with translation MSFAEQLTRLQVFLDADELHEEALDYVAAHGYLTALSICAETVPDREWIDALFAEEPHYSDEAQRAEIEATLVGLKAHIARQLASDEEFELPCDLDLGDDPDDSELRGWCIGFMEGVFLREAAWFETAEEEVSEMLLPIMVGSGLFDEQPEFSDIAADANLMDDMIVQIPEALTALYLLCNAPDEKPAILKPRHH, from the coding sequence ATGTCCTTCGCTGAGCAACTGACCCGCCTGCAAGTCTTCCTCGACGCCGATGAGCTGCACGAAGAGGCGCTGGACTACGTGGCCGCTCACGGCTATCTGACCGCCCTGTCCATCTGCGCAGAAACGGTGCCGGACCGTGAGTGGATCGATGCCCTGTTTGCCGAAGAGCCGCATTACAGCGACGAAGCCCAGCGTGCCGAAATCGAAGCCACGCTGGTCGGCCTCAAGGCCCACATCGCCCGCCAACTGGCTTCCGACGAAGAATTCGAACTGCCATGCGACCTGGACCTGGGCGATGACCCGGACGATTCGGAATTGCGTGGCTGGTGCATCGGCTTCATGGAAGGCGTGTTCCTGCGCGAAGCCGCCTGGTTCGAAACCGCCGAAGAGGAAGTCAGCGAAATGCTGCTGCCGATCATGGTCGGTTCCGGCCTGTTCGACGAGCAACCGGAATTTTCTGACATCGCCGCCGACGCCAACCTGATGGACGACATGATCGTCCAGATCCCCGAAGCCCTTACCGCCTTGTACCTGCTGTGCAACGCACCGGACGAAAAACCGGCGATCCTCAAGCCTCGCCACCACTGA